The Persephonella sp. DNA window AGGAATTTTTAATTAAATTAATAGATTTTCTGGAAGGTTTTGATGGCAGAGTGTTTATTGTTATAAATAATGCACAGAATTTGACAGAAAAAGAGTTGTCAGAACTTGCACATCTTTTAAATATAAAAGAGAAATTATCTGTTTTTGTAATAGGCACATCACAGCTGAAAGAAAAGCTAAACCCATTTAAGATAGGAAAAATAGAAGGTAGCATAAACTTTATTCTTGAGGTTGAACCTCCTGAGTTTGAGGAGTTCAAAAAATACTTTACAGATAAGTATGGTTCCCAGATTGAAGAAAAAGCCTTAAAAATACTTTATAAAATGACAGACGGTTCTATAGAAGAAGCTGAAAATACCATATTAAGAATAGGAAAATTCCCTATAGAACCTAAAGATTTAGGATACAAACCGGATTTTTTGAAACCTGTTTTGCTTGGAGTGGCTATTTTTACAATTATAGGTGTAATTTCATACGGAATTTATTACGGATGGAGTTATTTTAATTCACCAAAAGAAGAAGAAATAGTAGAAAAAATCAAAAAGTTAGATAAAAAACTACCGGAAGAAGGGATAATTACAGAAGGATTACCTATCAAACCAAAGCCAA harbors:
- a CDS encoding SPOR domain-containing protein, with product MLSKIYGQQKKDIYLLIFNLLKDSNVFGILYGKKGIGKKYVVTSAINNLSSSFDKKIFIEATPLWKNEILSTLGIEADAEISKEEFLIKLIDFLEGFDGRVFIVINNAQNLTEKELSELAHLLNIKEKLSVFVIGTSQLKEKLNPFKIGKIEGSINFILEVEPPEFEEFKKYFTDKYGSQIEEKALKILYKMTDGSIEEAENTILRIGKFPIEPKDLGYKPDFLKPVLLGVAIFTIIGVISYGIYYGWSYFNSPKEEEIVEKIKKLDKKLPEEGIITEGLPIKPKPKKHKKPVIKKIEFNEEDIIQEINRQLDNLSFDIPEVKFYQPVYNYLVQVAAFRNFDNAKKFADSLKKEFPDITVIKTKKGLSLVVIKAENKEKAVKIKNRLKKYKLSAVIKRIRK